Proteins from a genomic interval of Microtus ochrogaster isolate Prairie Vole_2 unplaced genomic scaffold, MicOch1.0 UNK11, whole genome shotgun sequence:
- the Ak6 gene encoding adenylate kinase isoenzyme 6 isoform X2: protein MAGTKQATHMSGQLYDGYDEEYGCPILDEDRVVDELESQMSEGGVIVDYHGCDFFPERWFHIVFVLRTDNSILYKRLETRGYNAKKLQDNIQCEIFQILYEEARASYREEIVHQLPSNEPEQLEDNINQISKWIEQWVKDHNS from the exons ATGGCAGGCACCAAACAAGCCACGCACATGTCAG GGCAGTTGTATGATGGCTACGATGAAGAGTACGGTTGTCCCATTTTAGATGAAGATCGA GTCGTTGATGAGTTAGAGAGTCAGATGAGCGAAGGCGGCGTTATTGTTGATTACCATGGTTGTGATTTCTTTCCTGAACGCTGGTTTCATATAGTTTTTGTGTTGAGAACAGATAATAGTATCCTGTACAAAAGACTTGAAACAcg GGGTTATAATGCGAAGAAACTACAAGACAACATTCAGTGTGAgattttccaaattctttatgaAGAAGCCAGAGCATCTTACAGAGAAGAAATTGTGCACCAGCTGCCCAGTAATGAACCAGAGCAGCTAGAGGATAACATCAACCAGATCTCAAAGTGGATTGAGCAGTGGGTCAAAGATCATAACTCTTGA
- the Taf9 gene encoding transcription initiation factor TFIID subunit 9 — translation MESGKMASPKSMPKDAQMMAQILKDMGITEYEPRVINQMLEFAFRYVTTILDDAKIYSSHAKKATVDADDVRLAIQCRADQSFTSPPPRDFLLDIARQRNQTPLPLIKPYSGPRLPPDRYCLTAPNYRLKSLQKKAPTPAGRITVPRLSVGSVSSRPSTPTLGTPTPQTMSVSTKVGTPMSLTGQRFTVQMPASQSPAVKASIPAASTVQNVLINPSLIGSKNILITTNMVSQNTANESANALKRKRDDDDDDDDDDDDYDNL, via the coding sequence ATGGAGTCTGGCAAGATGGCGTCTCCCAAGAGCATGCCGAAAGATGCACAGATGATGGCCCAAATCCTGAAGGATATGGGGATTACAGAATATGAGCCGAGAGTTATAAATCAGATGTTGGAGTTTGCCTTCCGATATGTGACCACAATTCTAGATGATGCTAAAATTTATTCCAGCCATGCTAAGAAAGCTACTGTTGATGCAGACGATGTGCGATTGGCAATCCAGTGCCGGGCCGACCAGTCTTTCACTTCTCCTCCCCCAAGGGATTTTTTATTAGATATTGCAagacaaagaaatcaaactcCTTTGCCGTTGATCAAGCCATACTCAGGGCCTAGATTGCCACCTGATAGATATTGTTTAACTGCTCCAAACTATAGGCTTAAGTCTTTGCAAAAAAAGGCACCTACTCCTGCAGGAAGAATCACAGTTCCACGATTAAGTGTTGGCTCAGTTTCTAGCAGACCCAGTACTCCCACACTAGGCACACCAACTCCACAGACCATGTCTGTCTCAACTAAAGTGGGCACCCCAATGTCCCTCACAGGACAAAGGTTCACAGTGCAGATGCCTGCTTCCCAGTCCCCTGCTGTGAAAGCTTCAATTCCCGCAGCATCAACAGTTCAGAATGTTCTGATTAATCCGTCACTAATTGGGTCCAAAAACATTCTGATTACCACTAATATGGTATCACAGAATACAGCCAATGAGTCAGCAAATGCACTGAAAAGAAAacgggatgatgatgatgacgatgacgatgatgatgatgactatgATAATTTGTAA
- the Ak6 gene encoding adenylate kinase isoenzyme 6 isoform X1 — MKLPNILLTGTPGVGKTTLGKELASRSGLKYVNVGDLAQEGQLYDGYDEEYGCPILDEDRVVDELESQMSEGGVIVDYHGCDFFPERWFHIVFVLRTDNSILYKRLETRGYNAKKLQDNIQCEIFQILYEEARASYREEIVHQLPSNEPEQLEDNINQISKWIEQWVKDHNS, encoded by the exons GTACACCCGGGGTTGGAAAAACCACACTAGGCAAAGAACTTGCGTCAAGATCAGGACTGAAGTACGTTAATGTGGGTGATTTAGCTCAAGAAG GGCAGTTGTATGATGGCTACGATGAAGAGTACGGTTGTCCCATTTTAGATGAAGATCGA GTCGTTGATGAGTTAGAGAGTCAGATGAGCGAAGGCGGCGTTATTGTTGATTACCATGGTTGTGATTTCTTTCCTGAACGCTGGTTTCATATAGTTTTTGTGTTGAGAACAGATAATAGTATCCTGTACAAAAGACTTGAAACAcg GGGTTATAATGCGAAGAAACTACAAGACAACATTCAGTGTGAgattttccaaattctttatgaAGAAGCCAGAGCATCTTACAGAGAAGAAATTGTGCACCAGCTGCCCAGTAATGAACCAGAGCAGCTAGAGGATAACATCAACCAGATCTCAAAGTGGATTGAGCAGTGGGTCAAAGATCATAACTCTTGA